In Hyla sarda isolate aHylSar1 chromosome 9, aHylSar1.hap1, whole genome shotgun sequence, the following proteins share a genomic window:
- the LOC130291785 gene encoding uncharacterized protein LOC130291785 isoform X7, whose amino-acid sequence MRSPKQPKSKTKTSAKSQKSSLPVEKKEKCPEEKVDPKKKLQNGKEPESSRVMCCSGCNSWFTGVEFGKSKQTVWYCADCRSSRRAYNKQQKLLKIRGCGSCTACRLTENCGHCSVCLLRTQNPEFGSSWKCVRRRCLQVIRKGGTCGRCPGCSKKEDCNTCSVCVSKRENPDQKTSDKCLKRWCHNKTQKIKPPPSKKLAKKLNIGGNCGHCLGCTTIENCAVCSLCVRKKQNPGRKIKGKCMKRRCHNKKKKIKVKSRIGMSQHLAGRRKNRKCGECEACRKNLDCGECDFCQDKPKFGGRNLKRQKCRWRQCLRFAVEKNIPLYLKSSNHPIIMERIKKAEEEEATDSIVVEIEEDEELPLPPKIPVIRLALKNGGYPSADVRTPRPHPGTRGGWVIGGVDTKGKQEMETTIIEDDDDEQPLDLHCPVKSEEYITEDNDIAMADESTPVIMEIFSLGSYNASTGLDRVLEEFMEELNEIPLPAHWEVLTPTGPNLHLVQRSRASTMAETIIHILPGLHFNIAVRNYTVPSCHELFSKHPSRLTTVDEVVELICDLEAYRPCAGLPKHGPRSPNCLVLVYEERCPECCIVPWPSGNYH is encoded by the exons GTGCTGTAGCGGCTGTAACTCTTGGTTTACCGGAGTGGAGTTTGGTAAATCCAAGCAGACGGTGTGGTACTGTGCGGACTGCAGAT CCTCCAGACGGGCCTACAACAAGCAGCAGAAGCTCCTAAAG ATTAGGGGCTGCGGGTCGTGCACCGCCTGCCGGCTAACGGAGAACTGCGGACATTGTTCTGTGTGTCTCCTCCGAACTCAGAACCCAGAATTTGGAAGCTCCTGGAAGTGTGTGAGAAGACGCTGCCTGCAGGTTATCAGAAAG GGGGGGACTTGTGGCCGCTGTCCGGGCTGCTCTAAGAAGGAAGACTGCAATACCTGCTCCGTGTGCGTCAGTAAGCGGGAGAACCCCGACCAGAAGACCAGCGACAAGTGTCTGAAACGTTGGTGTCACAATAAG acGCAAAAGATCAAACCACCACCATCCAAGAAGTTGGCTAAGAAGTTGAACATT GGAGGAAACTGTGGTCATTGTCTAGGCTGCACCACAATAGAAAACTGCGCTGTCTGCTCCCTGTGCGTTCGGAAGAAACAGAACCCCGGTCGGAAGATCAAAGGAAAGTGCATGAAACGGCGGTGTCACAATAAG aaaaaaaaaattaaagtgaagTCGAGAATCGGGATGAGCCAG CATTTGGCAGGCCGCCGCAAGAACCGAAAATGTGGGGAGTGCGAGGCCTGCCGAAAGAACTTGGACTGTGGCGAATGTGACTTCTGCCAAGACAAGCCCAAATTCGGTGGCCGCAACCTAAAGCGGCAGAAGTGTCGCTGGCGGCAGTGCCTGCGTTTTGCCGTG GAGAAAAATATCCCGCTGTATCTGAAATCTTCCAATCACCCGATAATAATGGAGCGGATAAAGAAGGCGGAGGAGGAAGAGGCCACAGACAGCATCGTGGTCGAG ATTGAAGAGGATGAAGAGCTGCCGTTGCCACCCAAGATACCCGTGATACGGCTGGCGTTGAAGAATGGTGGTTACCCTTCTGCAGATGTAAGAACTCCTCGTCCTCATCCT GGTACACGTGGTGGCTGGGTCATAGGTGGCGTGGATACCAAGGGGAAGCAAGAGATGGAGACCACTATCATTGAGGACGATGACGACGAGCAGCCCCTG GATCTCCACTGCCCGGTGAAGTCAGAAGAGTACATCACGGAGGATAATGACATAGCGATGGCGGATGAGAGTACACCGGTG ATCATGGAGATCTTCAGTCTGGGCTCCTACAATGCCAGCACGGGTCTGGACCGGGTCCTGGAAGAATTCATGGAGGAGCTGAACGAGATTCCATTGCCGGCCCATTGGGAAGTACTGACCCCCACCGGCCCCAACCTCCACCTCGTCCAGAGGTCCAGGGCGTCCACCATGGCAGAGACAATCATCCACATACTCCCGGGACTCCACTTTAACATTGCCGTGCGGAATTACACCGTCCCCTCCTGCCACGAACTCTTCAGCAAGCACCCCAGCCGGCTCACCACGGTGGACGAGGTGGTGGAGCTCATCTGCGACCTGGAAGCCTACCGGCCCTGCGCCGGCCTGCCCAAACACGGGCCGCGCTCTCCGAACTGTCTGGTTCTGGTGTACGAGGAACGATGCCCCGAATGTTGCATAGTGCCCTGGCCCTCAGGCAATTATCACTGA